The segment GTAAAGCTTATCAGATGTTTAAGTGGTTCAATCATGGATTCCTGCTTCTCTTGTCAATCCTCTGCATTCTCCCTTTAATTCATTTGCTTGCAATCTCATTTAGTGGTGCGGCGGCAGCAGATGCCAATCTCATCATGCTGCTTCCGGTAGATTTCACACTGGAGCCATGGATTAAAATGATCAATAATCCCCGATTTGGGTATGCGCTTTATTACGGATTCGAGCGAACTGTTTTGGGGACAGTCATTACGATGATTGTGCTGGCCATGGCGGCGTATCCCTTGTCCAAGGATGCCAGGGAATTTAAAGGCAGAACCTTCTACATGTACTTTTTTGTAGGGATGATGCTGCTGCAGGCTGGATTAATTCCGCAGTATATTCTGATCAGTAAGCTTGGTTTGATGAACACAGTCTGGGCGTTGATCCTTACGGGCATTATCAATGTGTTTCACTTGATTCTGCTGATTAACTTTTTTCGGACGGGAATCCCTAAAGACCTGGAGGAAGCTGCGTTCATAGACGGTGCAGGACATTTCAGAGCCATGTGGAGTATCTATCTGCCTATCTCTAAGCCCGCGATTGCAACGATTGCATTATTCACCATGGTGTCCCAATGGAACTCCTGGTTTGATGGACTAATTTACATTACGGATATGAATAAATTTCCTTTATCCACTTACCTGCAGACGATGATTGTGAACCCGCAGCTGGATATGATTCAGGATGTTGAGGCTCTTGAAGAGCTGTCAGACCGCACCGCAAAAGCGGCTCAAATCTTTATTTCCATGCTGCCTATTATTTTGGTATATCCTTTTCTTCAAAAATATTTTGTGAAGGGGATCGTGCTTGGTTCTGTGAAGGAGTAGATTCTACAGCACTGATGAGAAAGAAGGCGGGGTTCATGATGAAGTTGATTGATACTCACGTTCATCTAGGAGTATCCAAGTTCTCGGGAGTGGCAACGACCGAAACCGATATTATTGACGCCATGAAGAAGTACAACGTAGAAACCAGCCTGGTCATGCCGCAGCCTACGCTGGAAGACATTGAGGAAGTACACCGAAGAATAGCCCGCTTCTCTGCGGCGTATCCCGGAAAAATATACGGCATGGCTGCGATTGATCCATGGCTGGATGAGGAGCGTTTTGATTCCCAGGCACAGGAATGCTTCGAGCAGCATCATTTTGTTGCGATCAAGCTGCACCCGATGGGCCATAATATTTCTCCGTTATCCCCGCGGTGTGATCAAATCTATGCGGCGGCTCGCAAATATAAAGTGCCTGTTATTGTGCACACAGGGATCGGGAATCCATTTTCACTTCCCTCATTAATGATCGAGCCTGCCCGCAGATTCCCGGATGTTCCGATCATTCTCGCGCATGCCGGCTTTGCAGTTTACACCGATGAGGCCGTCGTGGCCGCAAAAGCTTGTGAGAACATCTATCTTGAACCCTCCTGGTGTCCAACGTATACGATCAAGAAGATGGTAGATCACATTGGTGCAGAACGAATGATGCTGGGGTCCGATCATATTTCCAACCTGCCGATCGAGATCTTGAAGCTGCAGACCATCGGAATTACCGAGCAGCAAATGGAACAAATCTTGTATTCCACACCGAAACAGCTCTTTCACATTTCATAAGATAAGGAGTCCTCCTACATGTCAACTTACCATATCGCAGTACTCCCCGGAGACGGGATCGGTCCAGAGGTGACCGAGTCTGCAATTCGCGTGCTGAAGCAGGTGGAGAAGCTGTATGATTTCTCGCTTGAGCTTGAATCATTTGATGCAGGTGCCGAGCGCTTTCTGAAGACAGGCGTAACGATGCCGGAGGATACCTTCAAGCATTGCAAAGAAGCAGATGCCATTCTTATGGGAGCCATCGGGCTGCCGGAAGCGCGGCATCCAGACGGAAGAGAAGTGAATGGGGATGTCATTTTTCGGCTTCGCTTTGACCTTGATTTATACGCAGGTGTAAGGCCGTGCCGTCTGTATGAAGGAGTCACAAGTCCGCTGAGAGATGTATCCAAGGGGCTTGATTACGTCATTGTCAGAGAGAATGTTGAAGGACTGTACGCCTCCAGGACTGGGGGATGCAATGTTCGCAACGAGGTGGCCACGGACACCATCATTATGACAAGAACCGGAATCTCCAAAATTTCCGAGTTTGCCTTTAAGCTCGCCCAGAAAAGAAACGGCAGACCTCTTGATGGAACTTCAATGGTTACCTGTGTAGATAAAGCGAATGTATTGAGCTCTTACGCCTATTTCCGCAGCGTCTTTAATGATATAGCCGATCGGTATCCGGATATTTCACGAGATTATGCTTACGTGGATGCCATGACTTTATATCAGGTGCTCAGTCCTCATATGTTTGATGTGGTTGTCGCCGAGAATATGTTCGCTGATATCATTTCAGATCTCTCATCCGCTACGATTGGAGGGCTGGGCATGGCTCCCTCCGGTGACATCGGAGATCATCATGCGATGTTTCAGCCTTCTCATGGAACGGCTCCGGGCATTGCAGGCAAAAATATAGCAAACCCTGTGGCGACCATACTATCGGGTGCCATGATGCTGGAATGGTTAAGTGAACGTCATAACGACCCCGTGCTTGCCAAAGCGGCCGGGCATATTGAGCAGGCTGTGGAAGCTGTGCTGAGCAAAGGATTGTCCAAGACGGCCGACATTGGAGGCAAGTCCGGGACAGAGGAAGTGGGTAATGCAGTGGTTAACGCTCTTATGCTATAGTGGAAATATCTAAACTTATCTTCCGGAAGGATGACCACTATGCAGCTTCAGTCTTATGACACGCTGGATCACACTGTCTACACTCAGCTTAAAGAGATGATTATAAACAAGAAGCTTCAGCCTGGTGAACTGATTGTACAGAATCAGCTGTCCCAATGTCTTGGTGTCAGTCGTACCCCACTTCGCAAGGCGCTTGCTCAGCTGGAGAAAGAAGGGCTGCTGGCAGGCACCCCCAAAGGCTGGTACATTAAAGAGTTTACCAATGAAGATATGATCTCCGTGTTTCGAATTCGTGCGCTCATGGAGGGACTGGCGTGCAGGCTGGCTGCACCCAAGATGGAGTATGCAGATATTGTGTACCTGAAGACCTTATTTGAAGAAGGCTATCGTCAGGTAAGAGACCGGAAAGCACAAGCCTATTATCAGGCAGATGTTAGATTTCATAAATTCATTACAGACGCGACCCAGGATGCGATGCTGATTCAGACCATCGAGAACAATAAGATCATTATGACGAGTCAGGTTCAGGGACTATACAGAGATCCTGAGGAGACGATTGTGGAGCACATGGATATATTAGACGCCTTGGCGAAGAAGGATGGAGAAGCTGCAGAGAACCTTATGCGCAAGCATATTGAGAAGGCCATCCCGTTATTGGAGAGCGGGGAATTTTCGATTTATAAATAGGCAGGTGCATAACTTTGAAATGGGGCAGCCTGGAAGACACTTTTGATTTTAGTTGTATACACTGTACACTACATCCGTTATTTTTAGAGGGTAAAGGTCCGATTCTAGAGTATGCCGAGCTGATTTTGCATGACGATTTCTTCAATCGTATAGAGGTGACTCACATCGCAGACCCATTGGTTCGCCGGGAGTTTGCGCATAGAGCACGGATTTGCAGGGTCAGCCGCTCCTATCTGATGCAGCCCGTTATTTTCGGTAAGCGTCTAAATCCGCACAGTCATCTTCTGGAAGAGAGAAGGCGGTCGCTGCACGAAATGAATCTTTGTCTGGAAGAAGCAGCCGAAATTGAAGCAGACATGGTGCTTTTTTGCAGCGGGCCCAATGATTCCGAAGACGAGGAGCTTGTGAGTCAAGCGTATGTTGACTTGATTGGAGTCCTGTCGGAGCGGGCGAGCGTACTGGGTTTAGAGCTTTTGCTTGAACCGTTTGATGACAAGGTAGACAAGAAAAGATGGATGGGATCGAATGAAAGACTGATGCTGCTTCTGGAGAAGACTAAAGACATCTCTAACTTTTCAATCGTCGCTGAGCTTAGTCACTTCCCGCTGTTACAAGAAACCGTTACTGGCGTAATGACAGCGATGGGCCATCATCCGGGACATGTGCATATTGGTAATTGTGTTCTTACCCAGAGCGATGCTCGTTACGGTGATTCTCATCCCTATTTCGGATATCCGCAGGGCTGCAATGATGTGCCTGAGATCGCAGACCTCTTATGCAGTCTGGCAAAGGCCGGGTACCTTGGAGGCGACACAGCAGGGAGCCTCGGAATTGAAATCATTCCGCGCCAGGATGAACAGGTAAAGGATATATTAATGAATGCGAAGCGTACCGTTCGAGCAGCA is part of the Paenibacillus algicola genome and harbors:
- a CDS encoding isocitrate/isopropylmalate dehydrogenase family protein; this translates as MSTYHIAVLPGDGIGPEVTESAIRVLKQVEKLYDFSLELESFDAGAERFLKTGVTMPEDTFKHCKEADAILMGAIGLPEARHPDGREVNGDVIFRLRFDLDLYAGVRPCRLYEGVTSPLRDVSKGLDYVIVRENVEGLYASRTGGCNVRNEVATDTIIMTRTGISKISEFAFKLAQKRNGRPLDGTSMVTCVDKANVLSSYAYFRSVFNDIADRYPDISRDYAYVDAMTLYQVLSPHMFDVVVAENMFADIISDLSSATIGGLGMAPSGDIGDHHAMFQPSHGTAPGIAGKNIANPVATILSGAMMLEWLSERHNDPVLAKAAGHIEQAVEAVLSKGLSKTADIGGKSGTEEVGNAVVNALML
- a CDS encoding amidohydrolase family protein produces the protein MMKLIDTHVHLGVSKFSGVATTETDIIDAMKKYNVETSLVMPQPTLEDIEEVHRRIARFSAAYPGKIYGMAAIDPWLDEERFDSQAQECFEQHHFVAIKLHPMGHNISPLSPRCDQIYAAARKYKVPVIVHTGIGNPFSLPSLMIEPARRFPDVPIILAHAGFAVYTDEAVVAAKACENIYLEPSWCPTYTIKKMVDHIGAERMMLGSDHISNLPIEILKLQTIGITEQQMEQILYSTPKQLFHIS
- a CDS encoding carbohydrate ABC transporter permease translates to MHIESKAYQMFKWFNHGFLLLLSILCILPLIHLLAISFSGAAAADANLIMLLPVDFTLEPWIKMINNPRFGYALYYGFERTVLGTVITMIVLAMAAYPLSKDAREFKGRTFYMYFFVGMMLLQAGLIPQYILISKLGLMNTVWALILTGIINVFHLILLINFFRTGIPKDLEEAAFIDGAGHFRAMWSIYLPISKPAIATIALFTMVSQWNSWFDGLIYITDMNKFPLSTYLQTMIVNPQLDMIQDVEALEELSDRTAKAAQIFISMLPIILVYPFLQKYFVKGIVLGSVKE
- a CDS encoding GntR family transcriptional regulator, with amino-acid sequence MQLQSYDTLDHTVYTQLKEMIINKKLQPGELIVQNQLSQCLGVSRTPLRKALAQLEKEGLLAGTPKGWYIKEFTNEDMISVFRIRALMEGLACRLAAPKMEYADIVYLKTLFEEGYRQVRDRKAQAYYQADVRFHKFITDATQDAMLIQTIENNKIIMTSQVQGLYRDPEETIVEHMDILDALAKKDGEAAENLMRKHIEKAIPLLESGEFSIYK
- a CDS encoding TIM barrel protein, producing the protein MKWGSLEDTFDFSCIHCTLHPLFLEGKGPILEYAELILHDDFFNRIEVTHIADPLVRREFAHRARICRVSRSYLMQPVIFGKRLNPHSHLLEERRRSLHEMNLCLEEAAEIEADMVLFCSGPNDSEDEELVSQAYVDLIGVLSERASVLGLELLLEPFDDKVDKKRWMGSNERLMLLLEKTKDISNFSIVAELSHFPLLQETVTGVMTAMGHHPGHVHIGNCVLTQSDARYGDSHPYFGYPQGCNDVPEIADLLCSLAKAGYLGGDTAGSLGIEIIPRQDEQVKDILMNAKRTVRAAWRQAKQQLHMEGAV